From one Populus alba chromosome 17, ASM523922v2, whole genome shotgun sequence genomic stretch:
- the LOC118029652 gene encoding NADP-dependent alkenal double bond reductase P2, translating to MASDHSVGGVEVISNKQVILKDHVSGFPRESNLYLTTNNIKLKVPEEESGKDAVLVKNLYLSCDPFMCGRMRRDLPPGEPEISSYSLGSPIVGYGVARVVDSRHSDFNKGDLVWGRTIGWEEYSLITTPEYLCKINHTDDIPLSYYTGILGMPGITAYFCFFNIGSPKEGDRVYVSSASGAIGQLVGQFAKLIGCYVVGSAGSKEKVELLKTKFGFDDAFNYKEEHDLDAALKRYFPEGIDIYFENVGGKMLDAVLLNMRHHGRIALCGMISQYNLEQPESVQNLIALLYKQIRMEGFAVTEYYDQYSKFLDFVLPCIKEGKIVYVEDITEGLESGPAALIGLFSGRNVGKQVVKVAQE from the exons ATGGCTAGTGATCATAGTGTTGGTGGGGTGGAAGTGATCAGCAACAAACAAGTGATCCTCAAGGACCATGTGAGTGGTTTTCCAAGAGAATCAAACCTGTACCTGACGACAAATAACATCAAACTCAAAGTGCCAGAAGAAGAGAGTGGTAAAGATGCTGTGCTGGTTAAGAATCTCTACTTGTCTTGTGATCCTTTCATGTGTGGACGCATGCGGAGAGATCTGCCACCCGGTGAACCTGAAATATCTTCCTACTCCCTTGGCTCT CCAATTGTTGGATATGGAGTGGCTAGAGTTGTTGATTCCAGGCATTCTGACTTCAACAAAGGTGATTTGGTCTGGGGAAGGACAATCGGCTGGGAAGAATACAGTCTAATAACAACACCTGAATACCTCTGCAAAATCAACCATACTGATGATATACCCCTTTCATACTACACTGGAATTCTTG GAATGCCTGGCATCACTGCTTATTTTTGCTTCTTTAACATTGGTTCTCCCAAGGAAGGAGACCGTGTCTACGTTTCATCAGCGTCAGGTGCAATTGGTCAGCTTGTTGGGCAATTTGCAAAGCTGATAGGTTGTTATGTTGTTGGAAGTGCTGGAAGTAAAGAAAAGGTTGAACTATTGAAGACCAAGTTTGGATTTGATGATGCTTTCAATTATAAAGAGGAGCATGACTTGGATGCAGCCTTGAAAAG GTACTTCCCTGAAGGCATCGACATTTACTTTGAGAATGTTGGAGGAAAAATGCTTGATGCTGTCCTTCTAAACATGAGACACCATGGCCGTATTGCTTTGTGTGGAATGATCTCTCAATACAATCTCGAGCAGCCTGAAAGTGTGCAGAACTTAATCGCTTTACTCTATAAGCAGATCCGGATGGAAGGGTTTGCGGTTACCGAGTACTATGACCAATACTCCAAGTTCTTGGATTTTGTTCTGCCTTGTATTAAAGAAGGGAAGATTGTTTATGTGGAAGACATAACTGAAGGACTCGAGAGTGGCCCTGCTGCATTGATTGGCCTATTCAGCGGCCGAAATGTAGGCAAGCAAGTAGTGAAGGTTGCTCAGGAGTGA
- the LOC118029646 gene encoding polygalacturonase, whose product MAGLPLPMIPRPITLFFIVFFAFSPSAKAAQFSVLSYGAKPDGKTDSTKAFAAAWAHACASTQPATISVPKGSFSLGQVRFQGPCKNRAILLRIDGTLVAPSDYKVIGNAKNWLIFEHVNGVTVSGGTLDGQGAGLWSCKNSGNGCPRGATSLEFTNSNNIAITGLASLNSQLFHIVINGCQNVKVQGVKVSAAGNSPNTDGIHVQSSTGVTILNSRIGTGDDCVSIGPGTSSLWIENVACGPGHGISIGSLGKESQEAGVQNVTVKTATFTGTQNGLRIKSWGRPSNGFARDILFQHAVMNNVQNPIVIDQNYCPGEKNCPGQVSGVKISDVTYQDIHGSSATEVAVKFDCSKKYPCTGIKLEDVKLTYKNQPAEASCSNAGGLASGLVQPTSCL is encoded by the exons ATGGCAGGCCTTCCACTTCCAATGATCCCTCGTCCTATTACCCTTTTCTTCATCGTTTTCTTTGCGTTCTCACCTTCAGCAAAGGCAGCGCAATTTAGTGTGTTAAGTTATGGTGCCAAACCTGATGGAAAAACCGACTCAACCAAGGCCTTTGCTGCTGCTTGGGCACATGCATGTGCCTCAACACAACCAGCCACAATTTCTGTTCCTAAAGGGAGTTTCTCTTTAGGTCAAGTGAGGTTTCAGGGTCCTTGCAAGAACCGTGCGATCTTGCTACGTATAGATGGCACCCTAGTCGCCCCATCAGATTATAAGGTCATTGGCAACGCTAAAAATTGGCTAATCTTTGAGCATGTTAATGGGGTTACTGTATCTGGAGGGACTCTTGATGGCCAGGGTGCTGGACTGTGGTCTTGCAAGAATTCCGGCAATGGTTGCCCTAGAGGCGCAACG TCACTTGAGTTTACCAATTCAAACAATATTGCAATCACCGGATTGGCGTCATTAAATAGCCAGTTGTTTCACATTGTCATCAATGGTTGCCAAAACGTCAAAGTTCAAGGAGTCAAAGTCTCTGCCGCCGGAAACAGCCCTAACACGGATGGCATTCACGTTCAATCATCAACCGGTGTCACCATATTGAATTCTAGGATTGGAACAGGTGACGACTGTGTATCGATTGGCCCCGGCACCTCGAGTTTGTGGATTGAAAATGTCGCATGTGGACCTGGCCATGGAATCAg CATTGGAAGTTTAGGCAAAGAATCCCAAGAGGCTGGTGTGCAAAATGTGACAGTAAAGACAGCTACATTTACCGGTACACAAAATGGACTGAGAATTAAGTCTTGGGGAAGGCCTAGCAATGGTTTTGCTAGAGATATTCTTTTCCAACACGCAGTCATGAATAATGTCCAGAATCCCATTGTAATAGACCAAAACTATTGCCCCGGCGAGAAGAACTGCCCTGGCCAG GTTTCTGGTGTGAAAATAAGTGATGTGACCTACCAAGACATTCATGGATCATCAGCAACAGAAGTGGCGGTGAAATTTGATTGTAGCAAAAAATATCCATGCACTGGGATCAAATTAGAAGATGTAAAGCTCACTTACAAGAACCAGCCAGCGGAAGCATCATGCAGCAATGCTGGTGGACTTGCTTCAGGACTTGTTCAGCCCACTAGCTGTCTATAA
- the LOC118029647 gene encoding polygalacturonase, whose product MASLPPPMSPLLLTLLSIIFLASPSAKAAQFSVLSYGAKPDGKTDSTKAFAAAWSQACASTGPATISVPKGSFSLRQVKFQGPCKNNAIMVRIDGTLVAPSNYGVLGSAQNWLIFEHVNGVTLSGGTLDGQGAGLWSCKNSGKGHCPKGATSLEFSNSKNIAITGLASLNSQMFHIVINGCQNVKLQGVKVSADGNSPNTDGIHVQSSTAVTILNSRIGTGDDCVSIGPGTSNLWIENVACGPGHGISIGSLGKESQEAGVRDVTVKTTTFTGTQNGLRIKTWGRPSSGFATNILFQHIVMNNVKNPILIDQNYCPGNKNCPGQASGVKISDVTYQDIHGTSATELAVKFDCSRKYPCTGIKLQDVKLTYDNKPAEASCINAGGVASGMVQPTSCL is encoded by the exons ATGGCATCCCTTCCACCGCCAATGAGCCCTCTTCTCCTTACCCTTCTCTCCATCATTTTCCTTGCCTCCCCTTCAGCGAAGGCAGCGCAGTTTAGTGTGTTGAGTTATGGGGCCAAGCCTGATGGAAAAACTGACTCAACCAAGGCCTTTGCTGCTGCTTGGTCACAAGCATGTGCCTCTACAGGGCCAGCCACAATCTCTGTTCCTAAAGGGAGTTTCTCTCTGCGTCAAGTGAAGTTTCAGGGCCCTTGCAAGAATAATGCTATCATGGTACGTATAGATGGAACCCTAGTCGCTCCATCAAATTATGGGGTCCTAGGTAGTGCACAAAACTGGCTAATCTTTGAGCATGTTAATGGAGTTACTCTATCTGGAGGGACTCTTGACGGTCAAGGTGCTGGACTGTGGTCTTGCAAGAACTCCGGCAAGGGCCATTGCCCCAAGGGCGCAACG TCACTTGAATtttccaattcaaaaaacattgcAATCACCGGATTGGCGTCATTAAATAGCCAGATGTTCCATATTGTCATCAATGGCTGCCAAAACGTCAAATTGCAAGGAGTCAAAGTCTCTGCTGACGGAAACAGCCCTAACACGGATGGCATTCACGTTCAATCATCAACCGCTGTCACCATCTTGAATTCAAGGATTGGAACGGGTGACGATTGTGTATCTATCGGCCCCGGCACATCTAACTTGTGGATTGAAAATGTAGCATGTGGACCGGGCCATGGAATCag CATTGGAAGTTTGGGCAAGGAATCCCAAGAGGCTGGTGTGCGAGATGTTACAGTCAAAACCACTACATTTACGGGTACCCAAAATGGACTGAGAATCAAGACTTGGGGAAGGCCTAGCAGTGGTTTTGCTACAAATATTCTTTTCCAACATATAGTCATGAATAACGTCAAGAATCCCATTTTGATAGACCAAAACTACTGCCCCGGCAACAAGAATTGCCCTGGCCAG GCTTCCGGTGTGAAAATCAGCGATGTGACCTATCAAGACATTCATGGAACGTCAGCCACCGAACTTGCCGTGAAATTTGATTGTAGCAGAAAATATCCGTGCACCGGGATTAAACTGCAGGATGTGAAGCTCACTTACGACAACAAACCGGCTGAAGCATCATGTATCAATGCTGGTGGAGTTGCTTCCGGCATGGTTCAGCCTACTAGCTGTTTGTAG
- the LOC118029641 gene encoding uncharacterized protein has product MFVTGDWLQHLPSSTLYGLPKNFPDHRPLHMLVDSTNWGPKPVRMMNCWWLNSEFVKMVQLYWNTASNSSSGKRSMAVALKLLKDRCKNWSRDVVGNTSSKISSLEIEADILDSQRESRDLSADELRRSNIISANLRTLYKMQESAWHQKSRVQWCKLGDRNTRFFHLSATTRQKKNQIFSLDVDGATLTKPGDVKMAVFNFFSKLYSFTDRPRASCNNLNFLKLQPSSSTALELPFSADEVKTAVWDCEGNKAPGPDGINFFFIKKSWNIIGGDIVQMVDEFYRTNILPPGINSSFVTLIPKVKGANKLQDFRPISLVGSLYKIISKLLASRVKRVLPEVISDHQNAFIKGRQILDSVLIANEAINFMKKEKGKGYLFKLDFHKAFDSVLWDYVNEVMASMGFGSRWRGWIMQCISTAKMSVLVNGSPTKEFSLEKGLRQGDPLSPFLFNIAVQGLSCMLQRGCDLGLIEGVSIGQAGFHLSHLQFADDDTLIFSSASLESMQNVKRILLCFELMSGLKVNFSKSSIFGVGIEDHVCDYTAQTLRFLYRRIISQVLEAHGLGLLITVAKDSRLRNIVTNNTVMLVGNGKWIKFWLDDWTGNGRLAEKFPTLFQLSNDKDASLEKMGIMQLDKEAEDRLVWKANNTGRYSVKSLCGLLSPSSPLNTVFSFKGIWRGLVPPKVEVFCWMAIINKINTRSMLVKRGILDISAAICPICLAEEEMVDHLFIHCYKHWLIWSKIINWWGLAWCCPRNLANLFSQWDSLVYGKFQKKVWVMLFFSATWSMWLLRNDVIFKQKIPDYDTLFFLIVTRLCLWLKAIDPDFPYSSSDLLRSAEGLVRWTNSQKLRIGIMWSPPMTNRFKWNVDGSSIGKPGPSGIGGVLRNHHGILLGIFSMPIGILDSNVAELRAVVKAIELSASNCFLHHKHIIIESDSANVISWMNNSYNRPWIHHKLFSSAQRLASCFDSITYSHSYRESNLMADHLAKQGVHRISDFVAWL; this is encoded by the exons ATGTTTGTGACGGGCGATTGGCTGCAACATCTTCCATCATCTACTCTGTATGGACTCCCGAAGAATTTTCCAGATCACAGACCATTACATATGCTGGTAGACTCTACAAACTGGGGACCAAAGCCTGTTCGGATGATGAATTGTTGGTGGCTAAACTCTGAATTTGTGAAGATGGTTCAGCTCTACTGGAATACAGCCTCAAATTCAAGCTCTGGCAAACGAAGTATGGCTGTAGccttaaagttattaaaagatAGATGCAAGAATTGGAGCAGAGATGTTGTGGGCAACACTTCTAGCAAGATCTCATCTCTAGAAATTGAAGCAGACATCCTAGATTCTCAAAGAGAGAGTAGAGACTTATCAGCTGATGAATTACGCCGAAGCAACATAATCTCTGCCAATCTTAGAACGTTATACAAAATGCAAGAGTCTGCATGGCATCAAAAGTCAAGAGTGCAGTGGTGCAAACTTGGAGATAGGAACACCCGCTTCTTCCATTTATCTGCTACAACACGccagaaaaagaatcaaatcttTTCTCTGGATGTTGACGGAGCCACTTTGACGAAACCTGGTGATGTGAAGATGGCTGTATTCAATTTCTTCAGCAAGTTGTACTCTTTTACAGATAGACCAAGAGCCTCCTGCAATAATCTGAATTTCCTAAAGCTTCAGCCCTCGTCCTCGACTGCTTTAGAACTGCCATTCTCTGCTGATGAGGTCAAAACTGCTGTGTGGGATTGTGAAGGAAACAAAGCACCAGGTCCCGATggtatcaacttcttcttcatcaagaaATCTTGGAACATCATTGGCGGGGACATTGTTCAAATGGTGGATGAATTTTACCGGACTAATATTCTTCCTCCAGGCATCAACAGCTCTTTTGTCACACTTATCCCAAAGGTAAAAGGAGCCAATAAGCTGCAGGATTTTAGGCCTATCAGCTTGGTAGGCAGCCTCtacaaaattatctcaaaactGCTAGCATCCAGAGTGAAACGAGTTCTGCCTGAAGTCATCAGTGACCACCAAAATGCTTTCATAAAAGGAAGGCAAATTCTGGATAGTGTGTTGATCGCCAACGAGGCAATTAACTTCATGAAGAAGGAAAAGGGCAAAGGATATCTCTTTAAACTAGACTTCCACAAAGCATTTGATTCAGTGTTATGGGACTATGTGAATGAAGTCATGGCCAGTATGGGTTTTGGAAGTCGATGGCGAGGCTGGATTATGCAATGTATATCAACAGCCAAGATGTCTGTGCTGGTAAACGGCTCCCCCACAAAGGAATTCAGTTTAGAAAAAGGGCTTCGTCAAGGAGaccctctttctccttttctcttcaacattGCGGTGCAGGGGTTGAGCTGCATGCTACAACGAGGGTGTGATCTGGGGCTGATTGAGGGAGTGAGCATCGGGCAGGCTGGTTTTCATTTATCTCATCTACAGTTTGCAGACGACGACACACTCATTTTTAGTTCAGCCTCCTTAGAAAGCATGCAGAATGTTAAGCGCATACTATTGTGCTTTGAGCTCATGTCAGGCTTGAAAGTTAACTTCTCCAAAAGCAGTATCTTTGGTGTGGGTATAGAAGATCACGTGTGTGATTACACTGCACAGACACTAAGAT TCTTATACCGCAGGATCATATCACAGGTGCTGGAAGCACATGGTCTCGGCTTGTTAATTACTGTGGCAAAAGATTCTAGATTGCGGAATATTGTGACTAATAACACTGTGATGCTAGTTGGCAATGGAAAATGGATTAAGTTTTGGCTTGATGACTGGACAGGCAATGGCAGATTGGCAGAGAAGTTCCCTACTCTATTTCAGTTGTCCAATGATAAAGACGCCAGCCTAGAAAAGATGGGAAT AATGCAACTGGACAAAGAAGCAGAGGATCGGCTTGTCTGGAAAGCCAATAACACAGGAAGATACTCGGTTAAATCTCTATGTGGGCTTTTATCTCCTAGTTCTCCATTGAACACTGTCTTCTCCTTTAAGGGGATTTGGAGAGGTCTCGTCCCACCTAAAGTAGAGGTTTTTTGCTGGATGGccatcatcaacaaaatcaacaccCGCAGCATGTTAGTTAAAAGAGGCATACTGGATATCTCAGCTGCAATCTGTCCGATCTGCTTGGCTGAGGAAGAAATGGTCGACCACCTTTTTATTCATTGCTACAAGCACTGGCTCATTTGgtctaaaatcatcaattggtGGGGCTTAGCTTGGTGTTGTCCAAGGAACTTGGCAAATCTCTTCTCTCAGTGGGACTCTTTGGTTTATggcaaatttcagaaaaaagtaTGGGTGATGTTGTTCTTTTCTGCGACATGGTCTATGTGGCTTCTTCGCAATGATGTAATATTTAAGCAGAAGATCCCAGATTATGATACTTTGTTCTTCCTTATTGTTACTCGGCTTTGCTTATGGTTAAAGGCTATTGATCCGGATTTTCCCTACTCCTCCTCAGATTTGCTTCGATCTGCTGAAGGTCTGGTTCGGTGGACTAATTCTCAAAAGTTGAGGATTGGTATTATGTGGTCTCCCCCTATGACGAATAGATTCAAATGGAATGTTGATGGATCCTCTATCGGAAAACCTGGCCCCTCCGGAATAGGTGGTGTTTTGCGGAATCATCATGGAAtacttttaggtattttttctaTGCCGATTGGGATCTTAGACTCTAATGTAGCTGAGCTGAGAGCAGTAGTCAAAGCTATCGAATTGTCAGCCTCTAACTGCTTCTTAcatcataaacatattattatcgAATCTGATTCTGCCAATGTCATTAGCTGGATGAATAATTCTTATAATAGGCCTTGGATTCATCATAAACTCTTCTCTTCAGCTCAGAGGCTAGCTTCATGTTTTGATTCAATCACCTACTCTCATTCTTACCGGGAAAGCAATCTCATGGCAGATCATCTCGCTAAACAAGGAGTGCACAGAATATCTGATTTTGTGGCTTGGTTATGA